The nucleotide sequence ATATCAAAAAAACTAAAGTAGTGTCGAAACCACATTCACTCGATTTTATGACCGAGTGAGTGTTCCCCACTTGGTTTCGGTTTGACCTCTTGCTTCTTTGACTTGTTTTCTTGATCTCTTACAACCCGTTTACCCTTTGGAATTTATGTTCACGTCTCGCAACTCTTTTAGGTCCCGTGACTCTCGTTATCCTTTCAAGTCTCACGACTCTTTTGTAGCTTTACCTCTCTTCAAATTTGCAAGGCatatcaaatataatataaaatataatatattaatctACAAATGTTATCAAAATGTTATAAACGTAGAAAGAAATAACATTTTCTTACAACATATTTGGTTGAGTATGATAATTCAATAATATCTTAACGATGATTAATATAAATTAGAGTAATGGTATGAATCATGATTGATGACAATATTATTAGTCACGTGTCGCATTTTATTGAAGAAAATGTTAAGTAGAGGAGACAATAACACATGGTCTCTTTAATCTCTTGCAATGAAGAGATAAGTCTCTTGCAATGAAGAGACATCACATGACTAATGATACTCCTAAAATTATTCTACAAATTAATATCATATTCATACGTTACAGTATTAAATATGTCATAATATTATCTCCATTCATAATACTTCATGtattaaagataatttaatattatttaattatatcactaatttattttattcttaacttaattgaaccataaaataattcttaaacCGAACGACCAAAGGAGAAATTTTGGATCTTTGTAATTACTGTGACCAAACGCCATCGCAATCGTCGTTTGGGCGTTTGTTAGTCACATCATGTTGCCCTTCGGCCTGAAAGGACCCAATCAGACCCCTACGATTTACTTTTCGCTCCAATCCAACGGTCCTCGAACGTCAGTCAGCCAAAATCTGAACACTCTCGGTGGTTCTAGCGGCTCCTCGACGCTTCTCTCTTGCATCTTCAacacccttctctctctctctctttctctgagGCGCGATAGAAGAAAGGAATCGATTCAAATCGAAGGAGCGAGCGGAGAGCGTTCCACTAAAGTGCGCATGCCTGAATAGAGGCCCTCGCCGGCGCCGATCGACAACGGAGATTCAAATCGGAAGACTCCATGGCCAATTGGATTTCCTCCAAACTTAAGGTCGCCGAGTCCTTTCTCCAACAGGCAAGCCTTTCTCAAACCCCCTCCCGATCCGCTCCAAAGAAATAATCTCTCTCAGTTTAcgctttatttatttgttgttttttgatttattgttgTGATTTTGAAACGTTTGATCGACAATTCAGATTGACCAGCAAGCGGCGGAATCGTTAGGGAAGAACGAGAAGCCGCGATCTGAGGAGTTGAGCCTTGAGTCCCAAAGGAGAAGCAATGAAGTTGTGCCGTTGAAGGATCAGctgacgaagaagaagaagaacacgaAAACCACTGAAACAATCGATTTAGCGGGCAAATTGCGCAGTGACCATAACTTGAATTTGGTTCCTGGTAACAGTGTTAGTAATAGTCGACCAAATAAGGAGGTTAGGGCATCGGCTATAAATGTAAAAGTAAAGCCGTCTTTGAGCCCTTCGAATCCCAAGTCTGGTCTTACCGACAGTGATTGGACCGAATTACTCAGTTCGCCGAGCCAACCAACATCTCCAGTGGTGAGTCGCAACAATGGAGTGTCTGGGGTTCGCGGGATCCGGAAAGATAGTCGGAGGCAGGGGAGTCTGGGTCCAAATTTGCCAGCATTGGAGGGGAAGAGAAACCAGATGGGCCAAAATACTCGTAGCAGGAGTTTGCATAAATCAGAGGATTTGTTGGAAAATGATGTAAACGGCGGGAGGCATAGTGATGGGGAAAATTCTCGGCTTATGGACATGATGCAGAGAAATTCAAAAGTTGAACTGGGAACTAATGAAAATTATTCAGAAGGAAGACAATTGGATTTGAATGGCGCAAGTTCAGAACCTGTAGTGGAGAATAAAAATGAGGCAGATGTAGAAAGAAATGGCTCGTCGGAAACATTTGGGGTTAAGGACCATTCACAAACTGAAGATTCTTCAGTCGATGCATCCATAAAAGCTACCGATAAGGAACATCCGGTGGAAGCGGCATCAGTTTCTGTTGATGGGGTTGCTGATTTAAAGATGGGGATGGGTGATGATCACAGCAGATCCAGGAGTTCGGTTGGGGGACTTACTGCAACCAATGTAGGGCAGGGGAGTTCCACCTCGCTGAAAAGGGAGTCTCCTTCAGTAAGTGATGGGGGGTCAGATTCAGAGACTAGTTCCACGTCGAGCTCTGATTCAGAAAGCCAGCGCGAGAGGGAGGAAAGGAAACAGAGGAGGGCACAGATCCTTGCTGAGAAAGCAGCAGCAAAGGCTGTGGAGGCTGTAAAAGAGCGGGAAAATGTGGTTGCTAGATTGGAGGGGGAGAAACAGAGCTTAgagaaaatagttgaagaacGGGCCAAACAGCAAGCGCGAGAGGTAATACTTTACAGCATTGAGTTTTTTCAGTATTGTCAACCACTGGATCCATTGAGAAATCTGAGGAATGAGCACTGACAGAGATCTAATTACATTCCTACTGCATATATCTGTTATTTGCAGCCCAGCCTCTTAATCCGTTCCTGAACAAAAATATTGTGGTATTCGTCGCTTATTTGGTGGCCAGTCTCTTTAACATATGGTTAAGtattcaaaattcttatttgTTTAAGCAATCGTGGGTCCACGCATCACATATTCTAATTAGCATGTCAAGCAACTGATGTTGGCTATTTAGATCTCCATAATCTCTTATTTTAGGATCAAACTCTTTATGTGAATCTCCAAGTTCAAACTTCATGAAGTGGCATGTGGATCTCCATGATCTCTCCTCGTAGAGAGCTTTCCTCTTGACTCTCAAAGGGTCAATCTCATGAGGTGGGTGTACATCTCCATAATCTCTCCCTCCAAGAATCAAAGTCCCTGTGTGGATTAGGCCATTAAGGACACTTGTGGCACATTCTTGGCTCAGCCAAGCAACTCTCTGTTCATTTCTTCATATCACCCACTCATAACAAGGATGCCATGACATCTTCTTAGCTCACCTGAAACTCGCCCCCTCAAGCACTCTACTGACCATCAGAACCTTGGGTGCTCTTCATGAACAATGCTTGCAATACATCCACAACTCGCTAATGGAACACTTTTCCCAAGTGGTCTGTTGCCCATGTTGTTGGTTGCCATGCACTCCCTTTCCCATACTAAGGTGGCATCTTCAGTTAAATTCTCTACTTGCATTCCCTTGTTGCGGATTTCCCAACAGAGAACTAACAATCTTGGTTGAGGCAGCATTTAGAGCTCCTTCAACTAAAAATCCCCAAGTTGTGTTGAAGGAGGTTAGAGTTTAAGGGTTCACCAAGGATAAATACTCCACTGGAAGGATTCTTACCTACGATTGGTTTAGAGGATCCTCACTAGACTATGGTAAAGAGGACACATGATCCATGATGTACCAATGTAGATATTTGGTCAGGATTCATGAGCCTCATAATCCAAACATGATGATGGTGTTCCTCCATTATCGACACCACTCCCACTGTTCTGTTAGATGTCAACTCTTCATCCCAATCCCTCaaaactataaatatgggttcTGCATCTTTGAACAGCCAAATTCAATAGAACAGCAAAATCCATTATACAAGCAGTTGCCCTTCAATGCTAtcagaatctctctctctctatgttgACTATCTTAGCTTCTTCCCCACTCCAATTTTCTCGTGCTTGATGCCAGCCATAATTCCCACCATGCATTCACTCTGCCGATGCATCGCTATCATTCACATTACTACTTCCTTTGAGATACACTCTAATTGCTAAGCATTTATCCCAGCTCATATTCTACCACATTTTTCTCCCTGGACTTTCATCAGTCCACACACTGGAGAACCTTTAATGCTACTTAGTTTCCATTTTGGGGGAAAAGAGTTGCTTAATGTAATAATTGACACTAATCAAGGATGTTTTACATTTTGGTTAGTTTAGTTCTATAATTCATCAGTTTTTCTGAGCTTTAGGAACGAAGATATCAAAAGGGCTGGCCTTGGTCCAGttataaaattgttaaaatagtCTCTTGAAATGTGGGGATAAAGCTACATATGACTGAGAGAAGGAGTGGGGAAGAACATTGTGCAAAAGTTGGTTGCTCTTGCAGACTTCATGAGATTTGTTTGAATTTTGGGTATAAGATGCTTGGCAGTTCATCTGATGACTGTTTctgtaaatattataaattatgagTTTTCTTACATTTTATCATTTCTCTTTGACTCTTGCCAAGTAGTGTATTTTGCATTTAAGACATTTT is from Diospyros lotus cultivar Yz01 chromosome 2, ASM1463336v1, whole genome shotgun sequence and encodes:
- the LOC127794286 gene encoding golgin candidate 2; amino-acid sequence: MANWISSKLKVAESFLQQIDQQAAESLGKNEKPRSEELSLESQRRSNEVVPLKDQLTKKKKNTKTTETIDLAGKLRSDHNLNLVPGNSVSNSRPNKEVRASAINVKVKPSLSPSNPKSGLTDSDWTELLSSPSQPTSPVVSRNNGVSGVRGIRKDSRRQGSLGPNLPALEGKRNQMGQNTRSRSLHKSEDLLENDVNGGRHSDGENSRLMDMMQRNSKVELGTNENYSEGRQLDLNGASSEPVVENKNEADVERNGSSETFGVKDHSQTEDSSVDASIKATDKEHPVEAASVSVDGVADLKMGMGDDHSRSRSSVGGLTATNVGQGSSTSLKRESPSVSDGGSDSETSSTSSSDSESQREREERKQRRAQILAEKAAAKAVEAVKERENVVARLEGEKQSLEKIVEERAKQQAREASELQNSMMEMMEAAELEKQKHNNTRMEVLARLAKLETANADLARSLATAQWKLEVEINRLAELRQQIELKEASHEEIRRKISATHDTGSQLVASKGVLFEREILETELSFVTEKIGRLQEKAKTLEANIEMTRKDMENPTEVEFELKRRLGQLTDHLIRKQAQVEALSSEKATLLFRIEAVSRLLDENKAALNGTDIPSASSSRDDIESATWEFPDTKLGPLFDGRIRSGREHLGSLVRQLDSVFCAGSVFLRRNSSARLWSLVYLVCLHLWVIYIIMSHSPIADETTSGAVFSLENINKTTGGV